Proteins found in one Thermaerobacter subterraneus DSM 13965 genomic segment:
- the pyrR gene encoding bifunctional pyr operon transcriptional regulator/uracil phosphoribosyltransferase PyrR — MAGGLKEKARIMDKEALRRALVRIAHEIVERNRDLDQVVFIGIRRRGVPIAQRLARAIAEFEGKELPVGILDITLYRDDLSRLSEKPTVNNTDVPFSIEGKHIILCDDVLYTGRTIRAALDALVDLGRPATVQLAVLVDRGHREIPIRADYVGKNVPTSRREVIECRLEEVDGVDEVWIMEQP, encoded by the coding sequence ATGGCAGGAGGACTGAAAGAAAAGGCGCGCATCATGGACAAGGAGGCCCTGCGCCGCGCCCTGGTGCGCATCGCCCATGAGATCGTGGAGCGGAACCGCGATCTGGACCAGGTGGTCTTCATCGGCATCCGCCGCCGTGGCGTGCCCATCGCCCAGCGGCTGGCGCGGGCCATTGCCGAGTTCGAAGGCAAGGAGCTGCCGGTGGGCATCCTGGACATCACCCTGTACCGCGACGACCTGTCGCGCCTCAGCGAGAAGCCGACGGTGAACAACACCGACGTTCCCTTCTCCATCGAGGGCAAGCACATCATCCTCTGTGACGACGTCCTCTACACCGGCCGCACCATCCGGGCGGCTCTGGACGCCCTGGTGGACCTGGGCCGCCCCGCTACGGTCCAGCTGGCGGTGCTGGTCGACCGCGGCCACCGGGAGATCCCCATTCGCGCCGACTACGTGGGGAAGAACGTGCCTACCTCCCGGCGGGAGGTCATCGAGTGCCGCCTGGAGGAGGTGGACGGCGTCGACGAGGTCTGGATCATGGAACAGCCCTAG